In Phocoena phocoena chromosome 8, mPhoPho1.1, whole genome shotgun sequence, the following are encoded in one genomic region:
- the SDHAF2 gene encoding succinate dehydrogenase assembly factor 2, mitochondrial codes for MVAAAVFPALPRVLALSRRHLVSPSLRVTSFRRCYRGDSPTDSQKDMIEIPLPPWQERTDESIETKRARLLYESRKRGMLENCILLSLFAKAYLHHMTEKQLNLYDRLINEPSNDWDIYYWATEAKPAPEIFENEVMALLRDFAKNKNREQRLRAPDLEYLFEQPH; via the exons ATGGTGGCGGCTGCTGTGTTCCCGGCCCTTCCGCGG GTGCTTGCTCTGTCAAGACGCCACCTAGTGTCTCCTTCACTCAGAGTGACATCATTCAGACGCTGCTACAGAGGTGACAGCCCGACAGATTCCCAGAAGGACATGATTGAAATCCCTTTGCCTCCATGGCAGGAGCGAACTGATGAATCCATAGAAACCAAAAGGGCCCGGCTGCTCTATGAGAGCAGGAAGAGGGGGATGCTGGAAAACTGTATCCTTCTTAG CCTCTTCGCTAAGGCATATCTGCACCACATGACAGAGAAACAACTGAACCTCTACGATCGCCTGATTAATGAACCCAGTAATGACTGGGATATTTACTACTGGGCTACAG AGGCAAAGCCAGCcccagaaatatttgaaaatgaagtcaTGGCCCTGCTGAGAGACTTTGCTAAGAACAAAAACAGAGAGCAGCGACTGCGGGCCCCAGATCTCGAATACCTCTTTGAACAGCCACATTGA